A segment of the Promicromonospora sukumoe genome:
GGTGGCCGCCTCGGCGGTGAGCAGCGTGGCCTCGCCCGCGCCGCTGACGGTCACCCACTCGGCGGCGTCGAACGGCCAGTCCTGGCGGACGGCGTCGAGCAGCGCGGGGGTGATCGCCTCGCGGCGCAGCGAGTTGGTCTGGGGCTCGCGCAGGCTGTGTGCGAAGGCCTCCAGCAGGTCGGGCAGGCGGTCGGTGGTGGGGTGCGCGGACGAGAGGTCGACCGACGACCAGCCGGCGAACACGGGCGCCTCCCCCGCGCGGGGCCACAGCGGCGGGCTGACGGGGCCGGCGACGATCGTGCCGCCGCGGCGGCGGGTGGTCACCAGGCCGCGGTCCACCAGGAGCGACCAGGTGCCCGCGATGGTCGAGCGGCCGAGGCCGGACGCCGTCGCGACCTCCTCGATCGTGGGCAGCCGGGTGCCGGGCGCGAGCACGCCCTGCTCGATCCAGGTGGTGAGCTGCTCGGCGAGCGCCGGGCCGGACAGCCCGCGCACCGAGGCGATCAGTTCGGTCGGCGTGCCCGGGGTGGCTCTCGCGGTGTCGGGTCCGGTGGTCGTCATCGCCCCTCGCTGGTCGTTCGCGGCCTGCCCGGAAGATCCCGGGCTCTTATCATCCAGATGTATATCGGGCCCGCGCACCCTTGTCTCAGCAGGCGGACTGCGCGCGGATCGGCTTGGAGCGATCGGCTCGCCGTGGTTAACGTCTACCCGTGATCATGAATCTTCCATCACATATGGGTGTGGTGGACACGGCCGACCGGGTCCGCTCCGGTCGCGAGAGCGCGCGCTCCGTCGCCGAGCGCGCCCTCGCCCGGGCGGACGCCGTGGACCCGGCCGTGCGGTCGCTCGTGTGGCGCGACGACGCCGCGACCCTGGCGGCCGCGGACGCCGTCGACCGCGCGCTGGACGACGGCGCGGACCTGCCGCCGTTCGCCGGGGTGCCGATCACGGTCAAGGACACGTTCTCCGTCGCGGGCCAGCCGTGGACCCGCGGCTCCCTCGCGATCGACGACACGCCCGCGACGGGCACCGACCTGCTGCCCGCGGCGGCGTTCGCCGCCGGGTTCGTGCAGCTCGGGCGCGCGGCCACGCCGGAGCTCGCGATGACGACGTCGTGCGAGAGCCCGCGCTCCGGCGTCACGCACAACCCGTGGGACCTGACCCGCTCGCCGGGCGGGTCGAGCGGCGGCTCCGCCGTGGCCGTGGCCGCGGGCATCGTGCCGGTCGCGCTCGCGAGCGACGGCGGCGGCTCGCTGCGCGTCCCGGCCGCGTTCTGCGGCCTGGTGGGCCTCAAGCCCGGCCGCGGCCTGCTCCCCCAGCGCGTGCAGGGCTGGGAGGGCGGCGCCACCGAGGGCGTCATGACGCGCACGGTGCGCGACACCGCCGCCGTCGTCACGCACCTGGCCGCGCCCGACCCGCTCGCGTGGTCGCGCGGCCCGGCCGCCCCGGACTACCTCGCCGGCCTCGACCGGGCGCCCGCCCCGCTGCGGGTCGGCCTGCTCACGCGCTCCTGGGACCCGCGCATCCAGGTCGACGCCGCGTGCGTCGCCGCCGTCGAGGACGTCGCGGACGTGCTGCGCGCCCACGGGCACACGGTCGTCGCGCTCGACGCCGCCGAGGAGGGCGCCGAGATCATGGACCTGTACCCCGGCGTCGTCATCCCGGCGTGGCTGCGGCAGACCCCGCTGGACCACCCCGAGCGGCTCCAGCCGTACATCCACCGCGTGATGGACCAGGCCGACGCCCTCGGAGCGGCCGACTACGTGCGCGGCGCCGTCCGGATGCGTGCCCTGGCCCGCACGGTCACCGAGGCCCTGTTCGGCGCCGCCGACGTCGTCCTGACGCCGACGACGGCCACCCGGGTGCCCGCGACCGGCGTCGTCCTGGAGGAGCTGACCCAGCAGGCGCCGTCGCGCGACGCCGTCGTCTACGAGCGCACGCTCGCCTTCACCACCGTGCCGAGCGTGCTCGGCACCCCCGCCCTGACCCTGCCCACCCACCTGGACGACGACGGCCTGCCGCTCGGCACGCAGCTCGTCGCCCCGCAGGGCGGCGAGGCCCTCCTGCTCCGGCTCGGCGCCCTCCTGGAACAGCACTACGCCTGGGACCGCCGCCTCCCGCCCCACCACCCCGAAGGAACGAGACAACGATGACCTCCCGCTCCACGCGCCGGACCGCCCGGCCCCTGACCCGCACGCTCGCCGTGACCTCGGCGCTCGCCCTGACCGGCACGCTCGCCGCCTGCTCGGCGGACGACGGCGGCGACGCGTCCGGCGACCAGTCGGGCCGCACCCTCAAGGTCGCGGTCTACGCCGGGTCCTGGGGCGACTCGTTCACCGAGGCGTTCGTGAAGCCGTTCGAGGAGGAGACCGGCGCGACCGTCGAGCTCGTCCCCGGCGGCCCCGCCGACTGGCTCACCGCGCTGCGCTCCACGAAGGGCGGCACGCCCGCCTACGACGTCGTCGCGTTCACGCCCAACGTGATCCCGAGCGCCGTGTCCGCCGGTGTCGTCGCCGAGCTCGACACCGCCCGGATCGAGCAGTTCGACCAGCTCAACACCGTGCTCGCCGAGCAGAGCAACGTAGGCGGCACCCAGTACGGCGTGCCCCTGACCGTCGGCTCGACCGGCATCGCGTACCGCACCGACAAGGTGGACGAGCCGCCGACGGACTGGTCCGACCTGCTCGACCCCGCGTACTGCGGGCACGTCGCCGTCTCGCCCCTGACCTTCAACACGGGCGTCGAGTTCCTCGCGGGCCTGATCAACGAGGCCGGCGGCAGCATCACGAACCCGGACGACGTCGACGCCGCGTTCAAGCAGCTCGAGACGCTCAAGGACTGCGCCTCCACGTTCCCCGCCGACGGCACCAGCGTCGAGACCGCGCTCTCGAACGGCGACGCGTGGGTCGCGGCGCACTGGGACGGCCGCGCGTTCGTGCAGCAGAACGCGGGCGAGCCGATCGGCTTCGCCTACCCCGCCTCCGGCTCCGTGGGCGCCCTGACCTCCCTGTTCGTCACCGAGGGCACCGAGCAGGAGGAGCTCGCCTACACGTTCCTCGACTACGTGGCCTCCAGCGAGTACCAGCCCGTCTTCTCCGAGGGCACCTGGTACGCCGCGTCCAACGACCAGAACGAGTACCCCGCGCAGTTCGACGGGCAGATCACCAGCGGCCCGAACGCCTACGACAGCTTCGTGTGGGTCGACTACGAGACGATCACCCCGCAGCTGCCCGACCTGCAGGCGCGCTGGCAGGAGATCTTCGGCTGATGACCGCGACACAGGGCCGCGTGGAGATCCGCGGGCTGAGCGTCGGGTACGGCGGCCCGCCCGTGCTGGAGCTCGACGAGCTGACGATCGAGGCGGGCGAGTTCCTCTCGGTCCTCGGCCCGTCGGGCTGCGGCAAGTCGACGCTGCTGTCCGTGCTCGCCGGGTTCGTCGAGCCCACCACGGGGACCGTCCTGATCGACGGCGAGGACGTCACCCACGTGGCGCCGAACCGCCGCGAGACGGGCCTGGTGTTCCAGAGCTACGCCCTGTTCCCGCACATGACGGTGCGGCGCAACCTGGAGTACGGGCTGCGCACCCGGCGCGTGCCGCGCGACGAGCGGGCCGAGCGCGTGCGCGACGCCCTGAAGCTGGTCGACCTCGTCGACTTCGCGGACCGCTACCCGCAGCAGCTCTCCGGCGGGCAGCAGCAGCGCGTCGCCATCGCCCGCGCGCTGGTCACCCGCCCGCGGGTGCTGCTGCTCGACGAGCCGCTGTCCAACCTCGACGCCAAGCTGCGCCGCCAGATGCGGCACGAGCTGCGCGAGCTGCAGCGCGAGGTCGGCACCACCACGGTGTTCGTCACCCACGACCAGGCGGAGGCGCTCGCGCTGTCCGACCGGGTCGCGCTGCTCGCGCACGGCGACCTGGAGCAGCTCGGCACCCCCGAGGAGCTGTACCGCACGCCGCGCACCCGGTTCGCGGCCGACTTCGTGGGCGCCGCGAACCTGCTGCCGGTGCACGACGGCGACGGCGGGCGCACCGTGCTGGGGCGGCCGGTCCGGCTCGCCGGTGCCGCGGGGGCCACGGTGGCGCTGCGGCCCGAGCACGTGCGGGTCGTCGAGGCCGGCGGCGACGCCGCCCCGGCGACCGTGCTGTCCGTCGGCTTCGCCGGGGAGCGCTACGAGTACCGCCTGCGCACCGCCGACGGCACCGAGCTGCTCGCCAGCCCCGCCGACGGCGGACGGCGCTTCGCCGAGGACGAGAGCGTCGGCCTGACCTGGTCCGACGACGCCCTGCTGCCCCTCGGGGCGGCCTGACGTGGCGGCCACCCGTACGCGTGACCTGCGCGGGCACGTCGCCGCGATCGTGCCCACGGCGTTCGTCGTGGTCGCGTTCCTGCTGCCGCTCGTCGGGCTGCTCCTGCTGAGCCTGCGGCCCACCGACGAGATGAACAACGTGCTGCCCGGGTTCACCGGCGCGCAGTACGCCGAGGTGTTCGGCACGTCGTACCTGTGGGGCTCGGTGGTCGAGAGCCTCTGGCTCGCCGTCCGGGTGAGCCTGACGTGCCTCGTCCTGGCGTTCCCGCTCGCGTGGTACCTCGCGCGGTCGACGTCGGCCGTGGGCAAGTCCCTGGTCTTCGTCATCACGCTCTCGCCGCTGCTGACCAGCGAGGTCGTGCGGTCGTTCGGCTGGCGCGTGGTCATGTCGGGCGAGGGCCCGGTCAACGTGACGCTCCAGGCGCTCGGCCTGATCGACGAGTCCCTGCCGCTGCTGCGCTCCCCGTGGACGGTGTTCCTCGCCGTCGTGCACGTGCTGCTGCCGTTCGCGGTGCTGGCCCTGTCCGCGTCGCTCGGCGCGATCGACAACCGGCTGCTGCAGGCGTCGGCCGACCTGGGCGCGGGCGCGCTGCGCACCTTCCGGTCCGTGGTGCTGCCGCTGGCCACACCGGGCATCGTCGCGGCCACGGTCATCGTCTTCTCCCTGAGCATGGGCGTGTACGTGACGCCGCTGCTCGTGGGCGGCGCCAACCAGTCGCTGGCCGGGCTCCGCATCCAGACCGAGGCCATGGTCGCCTTCGACCAGCCGCGCGCCGCCGCCCTGAGCTTCGTGCTGCTCGCCGTCACGCTCGCGGTCTGCGGCCTCGTCGGCCTGCTGGGCCGCCTCGCCGAGAGGGGTCGTCGTGCCTGACCGTCCCGTCCTTCGCGTCACCGGTGCCGGCCGGGCCCGCGCCCGCCGCGCCCTGACGCTCGTGCCCGTGGTGCTCGTCTGCGCCTTCCTGCTGCTGCCGCTCCTCGTGGTCGCGCTCAGCTCCTTCAACGCCGCGAACAACTTCCGGTTCCCGCCGGAGGGCCTGAGCCTGCGCTGGTACGCCGAGGTGTTCGGCTCCGCGCAGTGGCTCGACTCCCTGGGGTACTCGCTGCGGGTCGCGCTGCTCGTGGTGCCCGTCGTCGTCGTGCTGGGCACGCTCGGCGGGTACGCCGTCGGCGCGGGGAACTTCCCCGGACGGCGCGCGCTCGGCCTGCTGTTCCTGTCCCCCATGGCGGTGCCCGGCGTGATGGTCGGCCTCGCGCTGCTGTACCAGCTCCAGCGCACCGGGCTGGTCGGCTCGGCGCAGGGCCTGTGGCTTGCGCACCTGGTCGTCACGTTCCCGTTCTGCGTGCGGGTCGTCGCGGTGAGCGCCGCGGCGCTCGACCCGGCGCTCCCCCGGGCCGCCCGGTCGCTCGGGGCGTCGCCGCTGCGCACCTTCCTGACCGTCACCGTGCCGCTCATGCGGCCGGGGATCGTCGCGGGGGCGTTCCTGGGCGCCGTCATCTCGCTCGGCGAGGTCGCGGTGTCCGTGCTGGTGGCGGGCGCCGGCGAGGCGACCGTGCCGGTGCGCATCTACTCCGCGGTGCAGGTCCAGCTCGAACCCACCGTCGCGGCCGTCTCGACGCTCCTGCTCCTGGTCAGCGTCGCGACCATCGCCGTGCTCGACCGCACCATCCACGTCTCGAGGTTCCTGTAGACCATGTCGTCCCCCGTGGCTGTCCCCGCACCCCGCCGCCGCTGGCGCATCGGTATCGACGTCGGCGGCACGTTCACCGACCTCGTCGCCGTGCCCGGTGACGGCACCTCGTGGTCGCTGGCCGACGCGATCACGCACAAGGTGCCGAGCACGCCGCACGACCCCTCCGAGGGGGTCGAGACGGGGCTCGCGCAGCTCCTGGCGCGCGGGATCGACGTGGAGGACGTCGCCGCCGTCGCGCACGGCACCACGATCGGGCTGAACGCGATCCTGCAGGGCCGCGTGGCCCGGGCGGCGCTGGTGACCAGCGCGGGGCACCGGGACGTGCTGCAGATCGCCCGCGCCCGCATGCCGCGCTCCTTCGACCTGCACGCCACGCCCGGGCGGCCCATCGTGCCGCGCGAGCACGTGCTGGAGGTGGCGCACCGGTTCGCGGCGGACGGCGCCGCCGTCGGCGCGCTGGGTGCCGACGGGGTGGACGACGCCGAGCTCGCCCGGCTCGTGGAGCGCCTGACCGCGCTGGCGCCCGAGGTCGTGGCCGTGAGCCTGGTGGGCGGGTACGCCGCGCGCGAGGCCGAGCAGCACCTCGCCGACCGGCTGGCCGCCGCCCTGGACGTCCCGGTGACGTCGGCCGCGGCCGTGTGGCCCGAGGCCGGCGAGTACGAGCGCACCACGCTCGCGCTCCTGGACGCGCAGATCACGCCGCTGATGACCGGCTACTTCACCGCGCTGCGCGAGCGGCTGGCGCGCCTGCGGGTCGACGCCCGCGTCTACATCACGACGTCGAACGGCGGCTCGGTGTCCATCGAGTCGGCGATGCGCCGGCCCGTGCAGACGGTGCTGTCGGGGCCCGCGGGCGGGGTGTCCGCCGCCGCGACCGCCTGGCCCGGCACGGACATGGTCACCGTGGACATGGGCGGCACGAGCAGCGACATCGGCGTGCTGCGCGGCGGCCGCCCCGTGCTCACCACGACCGCCACCGTCGGGCCGCACCCGCTGATGACGCCCGTCGTCGAGGTGTCCGCGATCGGCGCGGGCGGCGGCTCCGTGATCGGCGCCGACACCTCGGGCGCCCGGCCCGTGCTGCGGGTCGGCCCGGCGAGCGTCGGCGCGGTACCCGGCCCGGCCGCGTACGGCGCGGGCGGCACGCAGCCCGCGCTGACCGACGCCTACGTGCACGCCGGGGTGATCGACCCGGCGACGTTCCTGGGCGGCACGTTCCCGCTGCGGGCGGAGCTCGCGACGGGGGCGCTGGCGCGGGTCGCGGAGGACCTCGCCGAGGATTCGGCTGAGGACACGACGGGGGCCGACGGCGTCGCCGACGCCGCCCTGCGCGTCGCGTCCGCCGGGATGGCCGCGCGGCTGCGGACCGTGCTGGCCGCGCACGGCGAGGTGCCCGAGCGGTACACGTTCGTCGCGTTCGGCGGCGCGGGCGGCACGCATGCCGCGCTGCTGGCCGACGAGGTCGGCGTCCGGCGTGTGCTCGTGCCCGCGGCCGCCGGGACGTTCTGCGCCCTGGGCGCGGCCATCGCCCCGGTCCGGCGTGACGTCGCGCGCACGGTGCGCACCGCCGTCGTGCCGGAGAACCTGGACGCGCTGACGACGGCGTCGGCCGGGCTGGAGCGCGAGGTGCTGGACTGGCTGCGCACGCAGGACGTCGGCGCGACGGGGACCGTGACGCTGAGCGCCGACCTGCGGTACGCGGGCC
Coding sequences within it:
- a CDS encoding amidase, with the protein product MVDTADRVRSGRESARSVAERALARADAVDPAVRSLVWRDDAATLAAADAVDRALDDGADLPPFAGVPITVKDTFSVAGQPWTRGSLAIDDTPATGTDLLPAAAFAAGFVQLGRAATPELAMTTSCESPRSGVTHNPWDLTRSPGGSSGGSAVAVAAGIVPVALASDGGGSLRVPAAFCGLVGLKPGRGLLPQRVQGWEGGATEGVMTRTVRDTAAVVTHLAAPDPLAWSRGPAAPDYLAGLDRAPAPLRVGLLTRSWDPRIQVDAACVAAVEDVADVLRAHGHTVVALDAAEEGAEIMDLYPGVVIPAWLRQTPLDHPERLQPYIHRVMDQADALGAADYVRGAVRMRALARTVTEALFGAADVVLTPTTATRVPATGVVLEELTQQAPSRDAVVYERTLAFTTVPSVLGTPALTLPTHLDDDGLPLGTQLVAPQGGEALLLRLGALLEQHYAWDRRLPPHHPEGTRQR
- a CDS encoding hydantoinase/oxoprolinase family protein, which gives rise to MAVPAPRRRWRIGIDVGGTFTDLVAVPGDGTSWSLADAITHKVPSTPHDPSEGVETGLAQLLARGIDVEDVAAVAHGTTIGLNAILQGRVARAALVTSAGHRDVLQIARARMPRSFDLHATPGRPIVPREHVLEVAHRFAADGAAVGALGADGVDDAELARLVERLTALAPEVVAVSLVGGYAAREAEQHLADRLAAALDVPVTSAAAVWPEAGEYERTTLALLDAQITPLMTGYFTALRERLARLRVDARVYITTSNGGSVSIESAMRRPVQTVLSGPAGGVSAAATAWPGTDMVTVDMGGTSSDIGVLRGGRPVLTTTATVGPHPLMTPVVEVSAIGAGGGSVIGADTSGARPVLRVGPASVGAVPGPAAYGAGGTQPALTDAYVHAGVIDPATFLGGTFPLRAELATGALARVAEDLAEDSAEDTTGADGVADAALRVASAGMAARLRTVLAAHGEVPERYTFVAFGGAGGTHAALLADEVGVRRVLVPAAAGTFCALGAAIAPVRRDVARTVRTAVVPENLDALTTASAGLEREVLDWLRTQDVGATGTVTLSADLRYAGQPTTLEVVLAERSTEAGPAETLRLDLGAVLRRFAEQHERVHGFTDATAVVRAETLRASVSVRLGEVRSGHGGAAFVKTGARDVRYDGTPRPASVHTLGADGEASVTGPAVIEKADTTVLVPAGWTATSDDGGNLHLVRDVTDNGEG
- a CDS encoding ABC transporter ATP-binding protein, whose product is MTATQGRVEIRGLSVGYGGPPVLELDELTIEAGEFLSVLGPSGCGKSTLLSVLAGFVEPTTGTVLIDGEDVTHVAPNRRETGLVFQSYALFPHMTVRRNLEYGLRTRRVPRDERAERVRDALKLVDLVDFADRYPQQLSGGQQQRVAIARALVTRPRVLLLDEPLSNLDAKLRRQMRHELRELQREVGTTTVFVTHDQAEALALSDRVALLAHGDLEQLGTPEELYRTPRTRFAADFVGAANLLPVHDGDGGRTVLGRPVRLAGAAGATVALRPEHVRVVEAGGDAAPATVLSVGFAGERYEYRLRTADGTELLASPADGGRRFAEDESVGLTWSDDALLPLGAA
- a CDS encoding ABC transporter permease — encoded protein: MPDRPVLRVTGAGRARARRALTLVPVVLVCAFLLLPLLVVALSSFNAANNFRFPPEGLSLRWYAEVFGSAQWLDSLGYSLRVALLVVPVVVVLGTLGGYAVGAGNFPGRRALGLLFLSPMAVPGVMVGLALLYQLQRTGLVGSAQGLWLAHLVVTFPFCVRVVAVSAAALDPALPRAARSLGASPLRTFLTVTVPLMRPGIVAGAFLGAVISLGEVAVSVLVAGAGEATVPVRIYSAVQVQLEPTVAAVSTLLLLVSVATIAVLDRTIHVSRFL
- a CDS encoding ABC transporter substrate-binding protein; the encoded protein is MTSRSTRRTARPLTRTLAVTSALALTGTLAACSADDGGDASGDQSGRTLKVAVYAGSWGDSFTEAFVKPFEEETGATVELVPGGPADWLTALRSTKGGTPAYDVVAFTPNVIPSAVSAGVVAELDTARIEQFDQLNTVLAEQSNVGGTQYGVPLTVGSTGIAYRTDKVDEPPTDWSDLLDPAYCGHVAVSPLTFNTGVEFLAGLINEAGGSITNPDDVDAAFKQLETLKDCASTFPADGTSVETALSNGDAWVAAHWDGRAFVQQNAGEPIGFAYPASGSVGALTSLFVTEGTEQEELAYTFLDYVASSEYQPVFSEGTWYAASNDQNEYPAQFDGQITSGPNAYDSFVWVDYETITPQLPDLQARWQEIFG
- a CDS encoding ABC transporter permease; the protein is MAATRTRDLRGHVAAIVPTAFVVVAFLLPLVGLLLLSLRPTDEMNNVLPGFTGAQYAEVFGTSYLWGSVVESLWLAVRVSLTCLVLAFPLAWYLARSTSAVGKSLVFVITLSPLLTSEVVRSFGWRVVMSGEGPVNVTLQALGLIDESLPLLRSPWTVFLAVVHVLLPFAVLALSASLGAIDNRLLQASADLGAGALRTFRSVVLPLATPGIVAATVIVFSLSMGVYVTPLLVGGANQSLAGLRIQTEAMVAFDQPRAAALSFVLLAVTLAVCGLVGLLGRLAERGRRA